From Flavipsychrobacter sp., a single genomic window includes:
- a CDS encoding DNA-directed RNA polymerase subunit alpha → MAILNFQKPDKIALQKATDFEALFEFRPLEPGYGVTIGNALRRVLLSSLEGYAITAIKIAGADHEFATIKGVLEDVTEIILNLKQVRLKKVVEDEVSTDRVELTIKGQESFTAGMIGDALPNFEVMNPDLVVCNMEPGTTFQIELHLGKGRGYVPAEENRPLEAPVGIIAIDSIYTPIKNVQYRIENTRVEQRTDFEKLIMEVATDGTIHPEEAVKEASRILIQHLMIITDENISLDTKREEKEAVVDEETLQVRKVLNTPLEDLELSVRAFNCLKAAKINSLSELVQYTQEELMKFRNFGQKSLSEIEQVLGERGLHFGMDISKYVRSSD, encoded by the coding sequence ATGGCCATATTGAATTTCCAAAAGCCGGATAAAATTGCTCTTCAAAAAGCAACAGATTTTGAAGCTCTATTTGAGTTCCGTCCGTTAGAACCTGGTTATGGTGTTACTATTGGTAACGCTTTACGTCGTGTTCTATTATCTTCACTTGAGGGTTATGCAATCACAGCTATCAAGATCGCTGGTGCTGACCATGAGTTTGCCACTATCAAAGGTGTGCTTGAAGATGTTACAGAGATCATTTTGAACCTTAAGCAAGTGCGCTTAAAGAAAGTGGTTGAGGATGAAGTATCTACTGACCGTGTTGAACTAACTATCAAAGGTCAAGAGAGCTTTACTGCAGGTATGATCGGTGATGCGCTTCCAAACTTTGAGGTAATGAACCCGGATTTGGTTGTTTGCAATATGGAGCCAGGTACTACTTTCCAAATAGAATTACATCTTGGTAAAGGTCGCGGTTATGTTCCTGCTGAAGAAAATCGTCCTCTTGAGGCACCTGTAGGTATCATAGCTATCGACTCTATATACACTCCGATCAAGAACGTTCAGTATCGTATTGAGAACACTCGTGTTGAGCAACGTACTGACTTTGAAAAATTGATCATGGAAGTTGCTACAGATGGTACTATTCATCCGGAAGAAGCTGTTAAAGAAGCATCTCGCATTCTTATTCAGCACTTGATGATCATTACTGACGAAAATATCTCTCTTGATACCAAACGTGAAGAGAAGGAAGCTGTAGTAGATGAAGAAACTTTACAAGTACGTAAAGTGTTGAATACTCCACTTGAAGATCTAGAACTTTCTGTACGTGCTTTTAACTGTTTGAAAGCAGCTAAGATCAATTCTCTAAGTGAGTTAGTTCAATACACTCAAGAAGAGCTAATGAAGTTCCGTAACTTCGGTCAGAAGTCTCTTTCTGAGATCGAGCAAGTACTGGGTGAGCGTGGTCTACACTTCGGTATGGATATCAGCAAATATGTTCGCAGCAGCGACTAA
- a CDS encoding acyl-CoA thioesterase, giving the protein MNKSKVLESKVLIRFPDCDPFNHLNNSRYIDYFINAREDHLWENYQLNIYAYGKEHGKSWVVGQNQIAYLKPAMLMETVVIQSTLLELTNTDILVEMYMWDKTKTQLKAILWSKFVHFNFATQKRDEHSKELMDYFKPLENPLDRKMTFEERVKEIKSKL; this is encoded by the coding sequence ATGAACAAAAGCAAAGTACTGGAAAGTAAGGTTTTGATCCGTTTCCCAGATTGTGACCCCTTTAATCACTTGAATAATTCTAGGTATATAGACTATTTTATTAATGCTCGCGAAGACCATCTTTGGGAAAACTACCAATTGAACATATATGCTTATGGTAAGGAGCATGGTAAAAGCTGGGTGGTAGGGCAGAATCAGATAGCTTATCTAAAACCAGCCATGTTGATGGAAACAGTAGTGATACAATCAACCTTGTTAGAATTGACGAACACAGACATTCTTGTAGAGATGTATATGTGGGATAAGACAAAGACCCAATTGAAAGCCATATTGTGGTCAAAGTTTGTTCATTTTAATTTTGCTACACAAAAGAGAGACGAACATTCAAAGGAACTGATGGATTATTTTAAGCCATTAGAAAATCCACTAGATAGAAAAATGACGTTTGAGGAACGTGTTAAAGAGATAAAGTCAAAACTATAA
- a CDS encoding DNA alkylation repair protein, protein MAEESKLFKDVFFKPSFVDELYDGVAKHVKVGTKKKFRDSIFDKEWNEKELKQRVKHVTEVLHGLLPNSFPKAAKIITDITKELLAANIKEVSFGYMCLCEYIERYGLEYYDESIKAMELLTQFMSCEFAVRPFIIKYEDRMMRQMLQWSKHKNAKVRRLSTEGCRPRLPWGMALDRFKDNPAPILPILENLKNDDDVWVRKSVANNLNDISKDNPELAVKLIKNWLGKTKHTDWVAKHAARTLLKQGNTTVMSLFGLEMDKSIKLSDFKVLTPTVKEGKDLKFSFRIHNTGKKDKVLRLEYGMYYLRANGTLSKKVFKISERSYAAGEEYNVERKQSFKPITTRKYYKGPHKVSVIINGHEMDTSDFKLI, encoded by the coding sequence ATGGCAGAAGAAAGTAAATTATTTAAGGATGTCTTTTTTAAGCCTTCGTTTGTTGATGAGCTCTATGATGGGGTTGCAAAGCATGTAAAAGTAGGCACAAAGAAGAAATTCAGAGATAGCATCTTTGATAAAGAATGGAACGAAAAGGAACTAAAACAACGAGTAAAACACGTTACGGAAGTGTTACACGGATTACTCCCAAATAGTTTCCCTAAGGCTGCTAAAATAATTACAGATATAACGAAGGAGCTTTTAGCGGCTAATATTAAAGAGGTGAGTTTTGGGTACATGTGCCTTTGTGAATATATAGAACGTTATGGTCTGGAATACTATGATGAGTCTATAAAAGCAATGGAGCTGCTTACTCAATTTATGAGTTGTGAATTTGCAGTAAGACCTTTTATTATAAAGTATGAGGATAGGATGATGCGGCAAATGCTTCAATGGTCAAAACACAAAAATGCTAAAGTGCGCAGGCTGTCCACTGAGGGGTGTAGACCAAGATTGCCTTGGGGTATGGCTCTTGATAGATTTAAAGATAACCCTGCTCCAATATTACCCATACTAGAAAACTTAAAGAATGACGATGATGTATGGGTAAGAAAAAGCGTGGCCAATAATCTTAATGATATATCAAAAGACAATCCAGAACTGGCAGTGAAGCTTATTAAGAACTGGCTAGGTAAAACCAAGCATACAGACTGGGTGGCTAAGCATGCTGCACGTACCTTATTAAAACAAGGTAACACAACTGTGATGAGCTTGTTTGGTTTAGAGATGGATAAGTCAATAAAGTTGTCTGATTTTAAAGTGCTTACACCTACCGTGAAGGAGGGTAAGGATTTGAAATTCTCATTCCGTATTCATAATACTGGTAAGAAAGACAAAGTCTTACGATTAGAATATGGTATGTATTATTTAAGAGCAAATGGAACTTTGTCTAAAAAAGTATTTAAAATAAGTGAGCGTAGTTATGCCGCTGGTGAAGAATATAATGTAGAGCGAAAACAAAGTTTTAAACCTATAACTACGAGAAAATACTATAAGGGACCTCATAAAGTGTCTGTGATAATAAACGGGCATGAAATGGATACTAGTGACTTCAAGCTAATATAA
- a CDS encoding SPFH domain-containing protein, with protein sequence MEKNVKAMNGYLALLLSLVLLVLSIVFFAMGDTNIEWVFVGILSIIIMVFLLKGLMVIHPNHIRVLNFFGKYVGTVKANGLFFVNPLYSTVKLTQRAQNLATPTLKVNDKMGNPIEIGAVVVWKIADSYKAAYEVSNYKEFVVTQSEAAVRSLAGGFAYDNIEDEEAKITLRDGGEEVNALLEKELTDRLQSAGIAILEARISHLAYAQEIAGAMLQRQQATAIVAARYKIVEGAVGMVEMALTELNKKDIVDLDEDKKATMVSNLLVVLCGEKNTQPVINTGTLHQ encoded by the coding sequence ATGGAAAAAAACGTAAAAGCAATGAATGGCTATTTAGCCTTATTATTATCACTAGTTCTACTAGTCTTATCTATTGTATTCTTTGCAATGGGAGATACTAATATAGAATGGGTATTCGTGGGTATACTCAGTATAATCATTATGGTGTTCTTACTTAAAGGACTAATGGTGATACACCCTAACCATATAAGAGTCTTGAACTTCTTTGGTAAATACGTAGGCACAGTAAAAGCAAATGGCTTATTTTTTGTCAATCCGCTATACTCTACAGTAAAACTGACACAACGTGCTCAAAACCTAGCAACGCCTACCCTAAAAGTGAATGATAAAATGGGTAATCCTATTGAGATCGGAGCAGTTGTAGTATGGAAAATTGCCGACAGCTATAAAGCAGCCTATGAGGTATCTAACTATAAAGAGTTTGTAGTGACACAAAGTGAAGCTGCTGTACGTAGTCTTGCAGGTGGTTTTGCCTATGATAATATTGAAGATGAAGAAGCAAAGATAACACTTAGAGATGGAGGCGAAGAGGTAAATGCACTATTGGAAAAAGAACTGACTGATAGACTACAAAGTGCAGGCATAGCTATTCTGGAAGCACGTATTAGTCATCTAGCATATGCTCAAGAAATAGCAGGAGCTATGCTACAAAGACAACAGGCTACTGCGATAGTAGCAGCAAGGTATAAGATAGTAGAAGGAGCTGTGGGCATGGTGGAAATGGCACTAACAGAATTAAACAAAAAAGATATAGTAGATCTTGATGAAGACAAAAAAGCAACAATGGTAAGCAACTTGCTGGTAGTACTGTGTGGAGAGAAAAACACACAACCTGTTATCAATACAGGCACACTTCATCAATAA
- the ricT gene encoding regulatory iron-sulfur-containing complex subunit RicT translates to MGCGNCGSGANGKPGGCKSNGGCSSGGCNRLNVFDWLSTLPLPSGAKPYDIIELSFNKGSRKDFYRINSSILPAKGEMLALEGVSGFDVGQVSLTGELVKLQLKKNNVKEEEVTKKVLRTATEADLEARDKNKEKESDFLTRARAIARQLDLEMKLCEVEIQADGKKATFFYTADQRVDFRELIKRYASDFRVKVEMKQIGARQESGKVGGIGSCGRELCCSTWLTDFKSVNTAAARYQNLSINQTKLSGQCGRLKCCLNFELDTYMDALKVFPENIEYVETVKGRANLQKRDIFKNLMWFSYSDSNKQYPLSIDRVNEILALNKAGKKAEELQPVELEVSNEKHAAKVDMGFVNDVGQISLRSLEKGKKKKKKRPSGGGGERNARPQGQGNNNNRRNASASSPSNKQGQGQGKQGQGQQKGPARPSNRNNNTKNKPGGNSNRPATQNRSKQRPPQKKNDTN, encoded by the coding sequence ATGGGATGTGGAAATTGTGGGTCTGGAGCTAATGGAAAACCCGGTGGATGTAAGAGCAATGGTGGATGTAGTAGTGGTGGATGTAACAGGTTGAATGTTTTTGATTGGCTAAGTACCCTGCCCTTACCTAGTGGGGCAAAACCGTATGATATAATAGAGTTATCTTTTAATAAAGGAAGTAGAAAGGATTTTTATAGAATTAATAGCTCTATTCTTCCTGCCAAAGGCGAAATGCTAGCTCTGGAAGGCGTAAGTGGCTTCGATGTAGGCCAGGTAAGTCTTACAGGTGAGCTAGTGAAGCTACAGCTGAAAAAGAATAACGTAAAAGAAGAAGAGGTTACTAAAAAGGTGCTGCGCACGGCAACGGAAGCAGATCTTGAAGCACGTGACAAGAACAAAGAAAAAGAATCTGATTTCTTAACTCGTGCCAGAGCAATAGCTCGTCAGTTAGATCTGGAGATGAAGCTTTGTGAAGTGGAGATCCAGGCTGATGGTAAAAAAGCAACCTTCTTTTATACTGCCGACCAGCGCGTTGACTTTAGAGAGTTGATCAAGCGTTATGCTTCAGATTTCAGGGTCAAGGTAGAAATGAAGCAGATAGGTGCTCGTCAGGAAAGTGGTAAAGTAGGAGGTATAGGTAGTTGTGGTAGAGAGCTTTGCTGTAGCACTTGGCTTACCGACTTCAAAAGTGTAAACACTGCTGCCGCTCGTTATCAAAACCTTTCTATCAATCAAACTAAACTTAGTGGTCAGTGTGGTAGGCTTAAATGCTGCCTTAACTTTGAGCTAGATACCTATATGGATGCCTTGAAGGTATTCCCTGAAAATATAGAGTACGTTGAAACTGTAAAAGGGAGAGCCAATCTTCAAAAGAGAGATATATTTAAGAACCTAATGTGGTTTAGCTATAGCGATAGCAATAAGCAGTATCCTCTAAGCATAGATCGCGTAAATGAAATATTAGCACTTAACAAGGCGGGTAAAAAAGCCGAGGAGCTACAACCTGTAGAGCTGGAAGTAAGCAATGAGAAGCATGCCGCCAAAGTAGATATGGGCTTTGTGAACGATGTTGGCCAGATCAGTTTGCGCTCTCTTGAAAAAGGGAAGAAGAAAAAGAAAAAACGTCCAAGTGGAGGCGGCGGTGAAAGAAATGCCAGACCTCAAGGGCAAGGGAATAACAACAATAGGAGAAATGCTTCTGCGTCTTCACCATCTAATAAGCAAGGGCAAGGACAGGGCAAACAAGGTCAAGGACAACAAAAAGGACCAGCAAGACCTAGTAACAGAAATAACAATACTAAAAATAAGCCAGGTGGTAACAGTAACAGACCTGCTACTCAAAATAGAAGTAAACAGAGACCACCACAAAAGAAGAATGATACTAATTAA
- the recQ gene encoding DNA helicase RecQ gives MDAGKVATKSRMNLKKALLEHFGFEGFKGDQEKIIKSILSGKDTFVIMPTGGGKSLCYQLPALVSDGIAIVVSPLIALMKNQVDLIRSYCSKDDIAHFLNSTLSKTQQKKVKSDIVQGHTKILYVAPETLTKQENIDFFSQIGISFFAVDEAHCISEWGHDFRPEYRKLRAMIEQINADIPIIALTATATPKVQDDIVKNLDLKKPNIFISSFNRANLYYEILPKGSKANVLKNIVKYIRKNKGKSGIIYTLNRKTTEELASTLQANGITAVAYHAGLDANVRAKRQDQFLMEEVEVIVATIAFGMGIDKPDVRFVMHYNIPKSLENYYQETGRAGRDGLEGNCILYYSHKDVQKLEHLMRDKPLSEREMGAQLISETVAYSESGVCRRKLLLHYFGEEYKEDNCGKCDNCNNPKEKLEVRDSSKIVLDTVNELDERFNIDYVVNIILGKSNPQIKTFKHDKLKSFGSGLIMEMEDNFWHSLIRQMMLEGLLRKDIEEYGLLKITDRGRKFLKKPFSIMVVLNHEFKEDDSDEEEVNAGAPASADPVLFEMLKELRKDVAREKGLPPFVIFLENSLDEMATNYPTTLDELERIQGVSKGKAMRFGKKFIQLIEKYVEENDIEKPDDFVMRSVVNKSGMKVYIIQNIDKKIPLETIAKNKGISAHDLLTEMESIVASGTKLNLDYILDQELDEYEQEDISDYFRESEDDNLDDAYEEFRDSNVTIEQLQMMRIKFMSEFAN, from the coding sequence ATGGACGCAGGAAAAGTTGCCACAAAATCTAGAATGAACCTTAAAAAAGCGCTTTTAGAGCATTTTGGTTTCGAGGGTTTCAAAGGAGACCAGGAAAAGATCATAAAAAGTATTCTTTCAGGGAAAGACACTTTTGTTATAATGCCAACAGGTGGCGGTAAATCTTTATGTTATCAACTACCGGCACTAGTAAGTGATGGTATTGCTATTGTGGTCTCACCACTGATAGCACTGATGAAGAATCAGGTAGATCTGATACGCAGTTATTGTAGCAAGGATGATATAGCACACTTCCTAAACTCTACATTAAGCAAAACACAACAAAAGAAAGTTAAGTCAGACATTGTTCAAGGGCATACTAAAATATTATATGTAGCTCCCGAAACGCTTACAAAACAAGAAAACATAGATTTCTTCTCACAGATAGGCATCTCTTTCTTTGCAGTAGATGAGGCGCACTGTATCTCAGAATGGGGACATGATTTCAGACCTGAATACAGGAAATTGAGAGCAATGATCGAACAGATCAATGCTGATATTCCTATCATTGCCCTTACCGCTACGGCAACACCTAAGGTACAAGATGATATTGTGAAGAACCTTGACCTTAAAAAACCGAATATTTTCATTTCGTCCTTCAACAGGGCAAATTTATACTACGAGATACTGCCCAAAGGCAGTAAAGCCAATGTACTTAAAAACATAGTTAAGTACATTCGAAAGAACAAAGGCAAGAGTGGTATCATATATACCCTGAATAGAAAAACAACGGAGGAGCTTGCCAGTACATTGCAGGCTAACGGAATTACCGCTGTGGCCTACCATGCAGGTCTTGATGCTAATGTAAGGGCTAAACGCCAAGACCAATTCCTAATGGAAGAGGTGGAAGTTATTGTAGCCACAATAGCTTTTGGTATGGGCATTGACAAGCCAGATGTAAGGTTTGTGATGCACTATAATATCCCTAAATCTCTGGAGAACTACTACCAAGAAACAGGTAGAGCAGGACGTGATGGACTAGAGGGTAACTGTATTCTTTATTACTCTCATAAAGATGTGCAGAAGCTTGAACACCTGATGAGGGACAAGCCATTGAGTGAAAGAGAAATGGGTGCTCAACTTATATCTGAAACAGTAGCTTATTCTGAAAGTGGTGTTTGTAGAAGAAAATTATTGCTCCACTATTTTGGTGAAGAATACAAAGAGGACAATTGCGGCAAATGTGACAACTGTAATAATCCTAAAGAAAAGCTTGAAGTAAGAGACAGTTCTAAAATAGTTTTAGACACCGTTAATGAACTTGATGAGCGTTTTAATATCGACTATGTAGTAAATATAATCTTAGGTAAATCAAACCCACAAATCAAGACATTCAAACATGATAAATTGAAATCTTTTGGTTCAGGTCTTATCATGGAAATGGAAGATAACTTCTGGCACTCATTAATAAGACAAATGATGCTTGAAGGCCTTCTTCGAAAAGACATCGAAGAATATGGTTTGCTTAAAATAACCGACAGAGGTCGTAAATTCCTTAAAAAGCCATTCTCTATAATGGTGGTATTGAACCACGAGTTTAAAGAGGATGATAGTGATGAAGAAGAGGTAAACGCAGGAGCACCTGCCAGTGCAGACCCTGTACTCTTTGAGATGCTTAAAGAGCTAAGAAAAGATGTTGCCAGAGAAAAAGGGTTACCACCATTTGTCATCTTCTTAGAGAACTCACTTGACGAGATGGCCACCAACTATCCTACTACCCTTGATGAGCTAGAACGCATACAAGGAGTAAGTAAGGGCAAAGCAATGCGCTTTGGCAAGAAGTTTATTCAACTAATAGAAAAATATGTAGAGGAGAATGATATAGAAAAGCCTGACGATTTTGTTATGCGAAGCGTTGTCAACAAAAGTGGAATGAAGGTGTATATCATTCAGAACATAGACAAAAAGATACCTCTTGAAACTATAGCTAAAAATAAGGGCATCAGCGCTCACGACTTACTAACAGAAATGGAAAGTATTGTAGCTAGTGGCACTAAGTTAAATCTAGACTACATTCTAGATCAAGAGCTGGATGAGTATGAGCAAGAGGATATCTCTGACTACTTCAGAGAGAGCGAAGATGATAACTTGGACGATGCTTATGAAGAATTTAGAGATAGTAACGTGACTATAGAACAATTGCAAATGATGCGTATCAAGTTCATGAGTGAATTTGCGAACTAA
- the folK gene encoding 2-amino-4-hydroxy-6-hydroxymethyldihydropteridine diphosphokinase codes for MLQQNKGQLNTKNTAYLLLGSNEGDREQWISTAIKYIEKEVGHVTRQSAFYQTAAWGIEEQPDFLNMAIAIETELTPIELLDNILAIEQQLGRERTLKWGQRTIDIDILFYNDIILETERLTVPHPYIHKRNFALVPLEEIAPNLLHPILNKDITQLLDNCTDKLQVTKLK; via the coding sequence ATGTTGCAACAAAATAAGGGGCAGTTGAACACTAAAAACACAGCATACTTACTACTAGGTAGTAACGAGGGAGATAGAGAACAGTGGATATCTACTGCCATAAAATATATAGAAAAAGAAGTTGGCCATGTAACCCGGCAGTCTGCCTTTTACCAAACAGCAGCATGGGGCATTGAGGAGCAACCCGATTTCTTAAACATGGCAATAGCTATAGAAACAGAACTTACCCCTATAGAACTGTTAGACAACATATTAGCAATAGAGCAACAACTGGGCAGGGAAAGAACCTTGAAATGGGGACAAAGAACTATAGATATAGACATCTTGTTCTACAATGACATCATTTTAGAGACAGAACGCCTTACTGTACCTCACCCTTATATCCATAAAAGAAATTTTGCTCTAGTTCCTCTTGAAGAAATTGCCCCAAATTTGCTTCATCCTATTTTAAATAAAGATATCACACAACTACTTGATAACTGTACAGATAAACTACAAGTTACTAAGCTTAAATAA
- a CDS encoding class I SAM-dependent methyltransferase: protein MSDNNPVYNTIGTTYNTTRNADPYLAGRLYHLLSPDTEGKYLDIGCGTGNYFRALSDMGVDLLGIDPSETMLQAARANNPDKTFLCAKAENIPFDDNYFDGGIGTFTMHHWDSIADGMKELNRIAKPGARFVFLSFAPEQMDRYWLKHYFPDMIKLSGDLVPSIPKMTELLLNNGFNNVTTEKYFVHEELTDLFLFAYKYQPEKYLDPKVRSGASSFRLFVEEEELNNGLAKLEEDINSGAIDAIIENYENDLGDYLFYVATK, encoded by the coding sequence ATGAGCGATAATAACCCCGTATATAATACGATTGGCACAACCTATAATACAACTAGGAATGCAGACCCCTACCTAGCTGGCAGGCTTTACCATTTACTATCTCCTGATACTGAGGGAAAATACTTAGACATTGGCTGTGGCACGGGCAACTACTTTAGGGCACTTAGCGATATGGGTGTAGATCTATTAGGTATTGACCCTTCGGAAACCATGCTTCAAGCAGCAAGAGCCAACAATCCAGATAAAACATTTCTTTGCGCTAAAGCTGAGAACATACCTTTTGACGATAATTATTTTGATGGGGGCATAGGAACCTTTACCATGCACCACTGGGATAGTATAGCAGATGGGATGAAAGAACTCAATAGAATAGCAAAACCAGGGGCTCGTTTTGTATTCCTTAGCTTCGCTCCTGAACAAATGGACAGATATTGGTTGAAACATTATTTTCCTGACATGATAAAGTTATCAGGAGACCTAGTACCTAGCATCCCTAAGATGACAGAGCTACTACTAAACAATGGATTCAACAATGTAACAACAGAAAAATACTTTGTTCATGAAGAGCTAACTGACCTATTCCTTTTTGCTTATAAATATCAACCAGAAAAATATTTAGACCCCAAAGTTAGAAGTGGGGCATCCAGCTTTAGGCTTTTTGTCGAAGAAGAAGAATTGAATAATGGTTTAGCTAAACTTGAGGAGGATATTAACTCAGGCGCAATAGACGCTATCATAGAAAACTATGAAAATGATTTAGGCGACTATCTATTTTATGTTGCAACAAAATAA
- the sppA gene encoding signal peptide peptidase SppA, translated as MKQFFKMFFASFLAIIIAGVVIVGIGIGLLVAAISNSVKPTPEKVSVSSSSILRIDLRSSIHEIGEENSFAAFSGDESYTASLYDIVKSINYAKNDDDIKGIYLRLGSSPNGWATLQEVREAIASFKESGKFVYAYGEYITQGAYYVATAADSIYLNPVGEIELKGFATVLAFFKGSLDKLEIEPEIFYAGKFKSATEPFRTTKMSDANREQIQEFQADFWNEFVTAVAGYSNKTKEEIITMAQTGAIEFPKDAVANKLISSLLYADGVEARLKEAAGLDEDSKLKLLSINRYAKKVYQSRKIKGDKIAVLVAEGEIIKGEKNDMYQIASVDMVEQIRKVKNNDDIKAVVLRVNSPGGSALASEIIWRELQLLKEKKPIIVSMGDYAASGGYYISALADSVFVMPNTITGSIGVFSMMFSTENLMKNKLGITFDGVKTAPYADFPSGIRTLTAEERARMQRSVDNIYHIFKSRVAEGRHMDINAVDEVAQGRVWTGTDAIEKGLADGYGGLSRAIESASAKADIDDYQVVTYPEPVDRFEALLKNITNNSNVKVDIAKAVMEYEMSEEYQLIKKLKGLKRINGQTMTWLPYTIEVK; from the coding sequence ATGAAGCAGTTTTTTAAGATGTTTTTTGCCTCATTTTTGGCAATAATTATAGCAGGGGTTGTTATAGTTGGTATTGGTATCGGGTTGCTGGTGGCGGCAATATCTAATTCGGTAAAGCCAACACCTGAGAAAGTAAGTGTATCAAGTAGCAGTATTTTACGAATAGACTTGCGTTCTTCAATTCATGAAATAGGAGAAGAGAATTCTTTTGCTGCATTTAGTGGAGATGAAAGTTACACCGCAAGTTTGTATGATATAGTTAAGTCTATCAACTATGCTAAGAATGACGATGATATAAAAGGTATATACTTAAGATTGGGAAGCTCGCCGAATGGTTGGGCTACACTACAAGAAGTAAGAGAAGCAATAGCTTCATTCAAAGAAAGCGGCAAGTTTGTGTATGCCTATGGGGAGTATATTACCCAAGGAGCTTATTATGTTGCTACGGCGGCAGATAGCATTTACCTGAATCCTGTAGGTGAAATAGAACTAAAGGGTTTCGCTACAGTATTAGCGTTCTTCAAAGGCTCATTGGATAAGTTGGAGATAGAGCCGGAGATATTTTATGCAGGTAAATTTAAAAGTGCTACAGAGCCTTTTAGAACTACAAAAATGAGTGATGCCAATAGAGAGCAAATTCAAGAGTTTCAAGCAGATTTTTGGAATGAATTTGTAACTGCAGTAGCAGGCTATAGCAATAAGACAAAAGAAGAGATAATTACTATGGCACAAACAGGAGCAATAGAGTTCCCTAAAGATGCTGTTGCCAATAAACTAATCAGTAGTCTGTTATATGCAGATGGTGTCGAAGCACGATTGAAGGAAGCTGCAGGCTTGGATGAGGATAGCAAGCTGAAACTATTGTCCATTAATAGATATGCTAAAAAAGTGTATCAGAGCAGAAAGATAAAAGGAGATAAGATCGCGGTATTGGTAGCAGAAGGAGAGATCATAAAAGGTGAGAAGAACGATATGTACCAAATTGCATCTGTTGATATGGTAGAACAGATCAGAAAAGTGAAGAACAATGATGATATTAAAGCTGTTGTATTAAGAGTAAATTCTCCGGGTGGTAGTGCGCTAGCTTCAGAGATCATATGGAGAGAGTTACAGTTATTGAAAGAAAAGAAGCCTATTATAGTTTCTATGGGAGACTATGCAGCATCAGGAGGGTATTACATCTCTGCTCTTGCTGATAGTGTTTTTGTAATGCCTAATACAATTACGGGTAGTATAGGTGTCTTTTCAATGATGTTCAGCACTGAAAACTTAATGAAGAACAAATTAGGTATCACCTTTGATGGGGTGAAGACAGCACCATATGCAGACTTCCCTAGTGGCATAAGAACCTTAACTGCAGAAGAAAGAGCTCGTATGCAAAGGTCGGTAGACAATATTTACCACATCTTCAAAAGCAGAGTAGCTGAGGGTAGGCATATGGATATTAATGCTGTTGATGAAGTAGCGCAAGGTAGGGTATGGACAGGAACTGATGCTATTGAAAAAGGATTGGCAGATGGTTATGGAGGTTTGAGTAGGGCTATAGAGAGCGCATCTGCCAAGGCTGATATAGACGACTATCAGGTAGTTACTTACCCAGAGCCTGTAGATAGGTTTGAGGCATTGTTGAAAAACATCACTAATAATAGCAATGTAAAGGTAGATATAGCTAAAGCTGTAATGGAATACGAGATGAGTGAAGAGTATCAACTTATCAAGAAGTTGAAAGGATTGAAGAGAATAAACGGTCAAACAATGACTTGGCTTCCTTAT